A part of Xenopus tropicalis strain Nigerian chromosome 4, UCB_Xtro_10.0, whole genome shotgun sequence genomic DNA contains:
- the pskh1 gene encoding serine/threonine-protein kinase H1 isoform X1, with protein sequence MGCGTSKVLPEPSKNLQQDLVKKVEPCLDRKSDQYNNCITDKSQTFLKDDYLSHSLPNGDLKCHVESAHLRRHKIAKYRAKFDPRVTAKYDIKALIGRGSFSRVVRVEHKASKQPYAIKMIETKCREGREVCESELNVLRRVRHTNIIQLIEVFESQERVYMVMELATGGELFDRIITKGSFTERDATHVLQMVLEGVKYLHALGITHRDLKPENLLYYHPGIDSKIMITDFGLASAQKKGDDCLMKTTCGTPEYIAPEVLVRKPYTNSVDMWALGVISYILLSGTMPFEDDNRTRLYRQILRGKYSYSGEPWPSVSNLAKDFIDRLLMVEPGQRMTATHALKHPWIVSMAASSSMKNLHRSISQNLLKRASSRCQSTKSSQSIHSSRSTKSSKSRRVRERELRELNLRYQQHYNG encoded by the exons ATGGGTTGTGGGACAAGCAAAGTTCTCCCTGAACCTTCAAAAAACCTCCAGCAGGACTTGGTGAAAAAAGTGGAACCTTGTTTGGACAGAAAAAGTGACCAATATAATAATTGTATTACAGACAAAAGCCAGACATTTCTAAAGGATGATTACCTATCTCACTCACTGCCTAATGGAGACTTGAAGTGTCATGTGGAAAGTGCACATTTAAGGAGACACAAAATTGCTAAGTACAGGGCCAAGTTTGACCCACGTGTAACTGCAAAATATGACATAAAAGCTCTTATTGGACGAGGTAGTTTTAGTCGTGTTGTAAGAGTAGAACATAAGGCCTCTAAACAGCCATATGCTATTAAAATGATTGAAACTAAAtgcagggaaggaagggaggTATGTGAATCTGAACTTAATGTTTTGAGGCGAGTTCGACATACCAATATTATTCAACTGATTGAAGTATTTGAGTCACAGGAAAGggtttatatggtcatggagctTGCAACAGGTGGTGAACTTTTCGATCGTATAATCACCAAAGGCTCATTCACTGAAAGGGATGCCACTCATGTATTACAGATGGTTTTGGAAGGTGTGAAATATCTGCATGCACTAGGCATCACTCACAGAGATCTAAAACCTGAAAACCTGCTTTACTATCATCCAGGTATTGACTCCAAAATAATGATAACAGATTTTGGACTTGCAAGTGCTCAAAAAAAAGGGGATGACTGTTTGATGAAGACAACCTGTGGAACACCAGAATATATTGCACCAGAAGTTTTAGTAAGAAAGCCCTACACCAACTCTGTAGACATGTGGGCTCTTGGAGTCATTTCTTATATTCTTCTAAGTGGAACTATGCCATTTGAAGATGATAACAGGACCAGGTTATACAGGCAAATTCTGAGAGGGAAATACAGCTATTCTGGAGAG CCATGGCCAAGTGTCTCAAATCTGGCTAAAGACTTCATTGATCGCCTTTTGATGGTGGAACCAGGACAGCGGATGACAGCCACACATGCTCTTAAGCATCCATGGATAGTAAGCATGGCAGCTTCTTCATCAATGAAAAATCTGCATCGCTCTATTTCACAAAACTTGCTAAAAAGAGCATCTTCTCGCTGCCAGAGCACAAAATCTTCACAATCGATCCATTCTAGTCGGTCTACAAAGTCTAGTAAATCACGGCGAGTGAGAGAACGTGAGCTTCGAGAGTTGAATTTGCGTTACCAGCAGCATTACAATGGCTGA